The following proteins come from a genomic window of Salminus brasiliensis chromosome 15, fSalBra1.hap2, whole genome shotgun sequence:
- the mzt1 gene encoding mitotic-spindle organizing protein 1, which translates to MASAASTNMNAVRETMDVLLEISRLLNTGLDMESLSICVRLCEQGINPEALSSVIKELRRASDTLKASENSTSQG; encoded by the exons ATGGCCAGCGCTGCGAGTACGAACATGAACGCCGTGCGGGAAACGATGGATG TTCTGCTGGAGATTTCAAGGCTGCTGAACACTGGACTGGATATGGAGTCATTGTCCATATGTGTCCGTCTGTGTGAACAGGGCATCAACCCAGAAGCCCTCTCCTCAGTCATAAAGGAGTTACGCAGAGCCTCAGACACACTTAAG GCTTCTGAAAACAGTACAAGTCAAGGATAA